GACCGGTTTCATGGAAGCCTCAAGCTGGCAACGCTTCTGATCATGTCGACGTATTACCTGGCGCAGTGGCTCCTCGCCCTCTCCGCAAGGCTGGAGGAGAGCCATGAAGGATAAGAAATTACCCTGTGTAGTTTATCTCAATGAATCATGTATCAGGTCACGGATTCATCATAAAACCGGGGAAACTGGATACAATTATATTTAAAGCAGGTTCATGACCCTATCGTGTAGTTCGGGATTGTCTTTCTTTAGAAGCCGCATACCTTTCTGCAGGCAACTCTTCCACTTCTGGCCCCTTGAAACAAGGTCTTCATTCGCCAGGGGCAGGTCTCCTGGACGATCCTCCGCAAGGAAGGCCAGCAGTTGTGATGCCTGATGCAGATCCTTCTCACTCTTTGCAGCCATAGTCACATCTCGTTTTGCGGCTACGATGAGCTTATGCAGGGCGAATCTGGCTGGATCTGGGACATTGACCAGAATCCCGTCCCCGTCAATAATGGCACCTCGAATGGAATGATCGAGGAGATACTGGAGGAAGGGAACAGGCTGAGCGGCGGCTCGAAAGCGGCGAATGACTACGGGATCGTGCTCATTCCGTTTCCAGGCAGGCGTGACCAGGTCAACACGAAGGGCTTCCCCGCGGACTTTGAACGAGGTGGAAGGATCTTTAGAATTCAAGGAAGGGACAGGGAAAAACCCCATATTCAAACGCTCCAGGGCTCCTGGAAGATCTGCGTCTACCCTCTCTGTCCCCACGACCATGGCGCGGTCCCCTGCAATATCGATATCCTCTGTTCGAAGCGATCCACCTCTCCACCGCACTCCAAGGATGTTTCCCAGCACCAGAAACGCCTGCGTGCCCACCAGGACGGCATCAAGGGAGAAAAGGCCGGCGTCCGCGAGGGAAGATAGGACCCGTGCATGGTGATGACCGGTGGTGAGGCACCCCCCGGCTCTGAGCTGAGCGCAAAGCCGTTGAATCTGACGCAGTTCCGGGGTGTGCAGATCCCTCTCTTTTTCAAAACGTGCCACCAGGGCAGCGAGGGAGTTATCTTCGGGTCCGAGATAGATCTGGCGTTTCGTACCGCCGGGTTCAGAGTGCTGGAAGTAGAGGTAGGTTCGCCCCTTGATGATCTTCCGCACAAAGGTGCCGGGGACACTGCCCAATGATCTCCCGGCTTCCAGGGCTGTCAGCTGATCCATCAGTTCTGCATAAAGCGTGCGGGTTTCCAGGGGTAATCTTTCCATTCGGTCTCCAGTTATACGCAGAGTATCACATTTCTGCGTATAACTCAAGAAGGAGGATTGAATAGAAAAAAATTCCGTCAG
This region of Thermoanaerobaculia bacterium genomic DNA includes:
- a CDS encoding GSU2403 family nucleotidyltransferase fold protein, with translation MERLPLETRTLYAELMDQLTALEAGRSLGSVPGTFVRKIIKGRTYLYFQHSEPGGTKRQIYLGPEDNSLAALVARFEKERDLHTPELRQIQRLCAQLRAGGCLTTGHHHARVLSSLADAGLFSLDAVLVGTQAFLVLGNILGVRWRGGSLRTEDIDIAGDRAMVVGTERVDADLPGALERLNMGFFPVPSLNSKDPSTSFKVRGEALRVDLVTPAWKRNEHDPVVIRRFRAAAQPVPFLQYLLDHSIRGAIIDGDGILVNVPDPARFALHKLIVAAKRDVTMAAKSEKDLHQASQLLAFLAEDRPGDLPLANEDLVSRGQKWKSCLQKGMRLLKKDNPELHDRVMNLL